The nucleotide sequence GTTCGCGCAACGCGGGCTGCGCCAGCACCCTGCCGATTGCCTGGTGCAGTTGCGCCACAATCGGCGCGGGCGTGCCGGCCGGCGCCAGAATCGCATTGAACGTCACATCTTCATAACCCGGCAGGCCCGATTCCGCGATGGTGGGCACATCGGGCAGCAGCACCGAGCGCGTGGCCGTGGTTACCGCCAGCGCGCGCAGCTTGCCGCTCTTGATGTACGGGCTGGACGTGCTGACCTGGTCGAACATAGTCATTACCTGCCCGCCCACCACGTCGGTCAGCGCCTGGCCGTTGCCCTTGTAGGCCACGCCCAGCATCTCGATGCCCGCCTGCCGGCTGAACAGCTCGGCGGCAATATAGCCCGTGGAACCGATGCCCGATGACGCGAACGACACCTCGCCCGGCTGCGCGCGTGCGCGCTCGATCAGCGCCTTCACCGTGTGCTGCGGCACGGCCGGATGCGCCACCAGCACCATGGGAATCTGGCAGGTCTGGGTAACGGGCGCGAAGTCTTTCAGCGGGTCGTAGCCGGCGTTGGGCACGAAAGCCGGCGCCGAGACAAAGGTATTGGCCACCGCCAGCAGCGTATAGCCGTCGGGTTCGGCGTGCGCCACGTCGCGGGTGCCGATCAGCCCGCTGGCGCCCGGCTTGTTCTCGACAATGACGGACTGCTTCAGCTCTTCGGACAGGCCCTTGGCGATCAGCCGCGACACCAGGTCCACGGTGCCGCCCGGCGCCAGGGGCACCACGACGCGTATGGGTTTTTCGGGATAGGCTGCGGCGGCCGGCCGCGGGCCGGCGGCACAGGCCGCGCCGGCGGCCAGCGCCGCCAGCGCAAGTAAGCGCATGGTCATGAGTCTCTCTCCGTATGGTGGATATCGTTGTGGATCGCGGCCGGCCGCATCAGCCGAAGCCGTACAGCCGCGCCGGGTTGTCCGCCAGTATCTTGCGGGCGCGCTCGGGGCTGCCGGCCCATTCCAGGCAGCGGGCCAGCGCGCGGCGGTTGTCTTCCTGGCGGAACGGGGTAATGCCATCGATCGACAGCGGACCGCCGGCCGCCGAGCCGGGGTGCGGCCAGTCGGACCCCCACAGCATGCGGTCGGGGTTGGCATCGATCAGCGCGCGCGCCAGCGGCGCCGCGTCGGCGTAGTCGGGCTCGCGCGAGATGCGGTACGGGGCCGACAGCTTCACATACACGCGGCCGGCGGCCACCGCATCCAGCAGGCGGTCCAGGCCGGGCTGCGCCAGGCCCAGCCCGGCCTGCGCGCGGCCGAAATGATCGACCACCAGCGTGGCCGGCAGGCCGGGCAGGCTGTCGGCCAGCGCCGCGAAGGTGGCCAGGTTGGTATAGGTTTGCACATGCCAGCCCAGCGGCGCCACGCGCTCGGCGGCGCGCTGCAGCTTGCGCCGCGCCACCGCCGGGTCGTGCTCGCCGGCGGTTTCCAGGTTGACCCGCACGCCGCGCACGCCGGCCTGCTGCATGGCGGCCAGCGCCGCGTCGGTGGTGCTGTCGTCGATCACGGCCACGCCGCGCCCGGCGCCGTCCAGCCGCGCCAGCGCGTCCAGCAGGCAGCGGTTGTCGGCGCCATAAGGGCTGGGCTGCACGATGACGGTGCGCGCGATGCCCAGCTCGCGATGCAGGGCCGACAGCTCAGCCAGGGGCGCGTCGGCCGGGGTGTAGGTGCGCGCCGGGTCGTACGGGTACTGCCGGGCGGGGCCGAACACGTGCACGTGGCAGTCGCACGCGCCCGCGGGAATATCGAAAGGCATGAAGGCGGTCTCCGGTAGGCGGTCGAAGGGCAATCAACTGGCATACGGCGGATAGCCGCCCGGTTCGGCATCCAGCAGGCGCAGCATGGCGTGCCATTCCAGTTCGCCATAGGGCCGGCGCGTGCCGGGCTGGTACAGGTGGGCCGAACGCTGCAGCACGGCCTCGTCGGGCAGCAGCACCTGATCAATGCCCGCCGCCATGGCGTCGACCTGCGTGCGGCAGGCCATTTCCAGCTGGTACATCAGGTTGAAAGCCTGCGCGATCGACGCGCCGCACACCAGCAGGCCGTGATTGCGCAGAATCATCGCATTGTGCGGGCCCAGGTCCGCCACCAGGCGTTCCTGTTCGGCCAGGTCGACGGCCGGCCCCTCGAACGCGTGGTAGGCGACGTGGCCATGAAAGCGCGACGCCGTCTGCGTAATGGGCAGCAGCCCCTGGCGCATGGCCGACACCGCCATGCCCGCGCGGGTATGCGTATGGATCACGCAATGCACATCGGCGCGCGCGCGGTGAATGCAGCCATGGATGACATAGCCCGACTTATTGATGCCGTAATCGGTATCGGGCTTGTGGCGGATGTTGCCGTCGTAGTCGATCTCGACCAGGCTGGACGCGGTGATCTCTTTGTACAGCAGGCCGTACAGATTGATGAGCAGGCGGTCGGGCTTGCCCGGAATCTGCGCCGTGATGTGGTTGTAGATCATGTCGGTCATGCCGTAGCGGTCCATCAGCCGGTAGCAAGCCGCCAGGTCTTTGCGCGCCTGCCACTCGGCCTCGCCGACCTGGCCTCGCAGCGAAGGAAATTCAGTGCTGTATCGCATATTCACCTGCAAACTCCTCGTCAGGCATAATAAAAACTAATCTTTGAAGAATAAGTCGCGCCGCGCGGCACGCCGCCGCGCCGCGGAGGCCCGCGCATGAATCCGCAACTGCCGCCCTTGAACCCGCTGCGCGTATTCGAAAGCGCCGCCCGCCACTTGAGCTTTACGCGCGCCGCGCAGGAACTGCATATCACCCAGGGCGCGGTCAGCCACCAGATCAAGGCGCTGGAAGCGTGGCTGGGCTTCAGCCTGTTTGAACGGCGCGCGCGCCAGCTGCAGCTGACGCGCGGCGGCGAACTGTATGCCGCCGCGCTCAGCGGCGCTTTTGCGCAGATCGTGCGCGCCACGCAAGACCTGGTCTCGACCGGCGCCAAGCAGGTGCTGACGGTGCGCGGCCATACCACGCTGTTCCTGCGCTGGCTGATCCCGCTGCTGCCGGCCTTCCAGTCCGACCATCCCGATATCAACGTGCGGCTGGCCGCCAGCGTGGAAGGCGTGGACTTCAAACGCGACAACGCCGACGTGGGCATCGTGTACGGCGACGGCCCCTGGGAGGGCCTGCGCAACGACCTGCTGTTCAGCGACGAGCTGACGCCGGTCATGGCCCCCGAACTGGCCGCGCGCCTGCCGCGCCCCTGTACCACCGCGGCGCTGCTCGAGCTGCCCCTGCTGCATTCGAACCGGCGCCCGCAACACTGGCCCGACTGGATCCGGCTGGCGGGCGCCTCGCGGGGCCTGGCGGTGGGAGACATGTATTACGAAGACCTCAGTGTGATTTATCAATGCGCCGCCGAGGGCCTGGGCGTGGCGCTGGGCCAGCTGCGCTACCTGGAAAAAGACCTGGCCCAGGGCCGGCTGGTGGCGCCGCACCCGCTGGTGCTGCGACGCCGGCGCGGCTACCACCTGGTGTGCCCCGCAGCGCGCGCCGACGATGGCAAGGTGGTGTGCTTCCGCAAATGGCTGCTGGCGCGCGCTACTGTGCCCGTATCCCTCGTTCCTGGATGATCTTGCCCCACTTGGCCCGCTCGTCGCGGATAAGCCGGCCGAACGCCTCGGGCGTGGTGCCCGCCGGCACGGCGCCCATGGCGCTCAGCCGCTCGCGCACCGCGGGCTCTTGCAATACCTGGCGTACGGCCGCGTTGAGCTTGCCGATGCGCTTGGCGGGCGTGCCGGCCGGCGCAAGCAGCCCGAACCAGTTGGTGAAGCTGTAGCCGGGCACCCCCGCCTCGGCCAGGGTGGGCACCTGGGGCAGCAGCGGCGAACGCTGGCTGGCCAGCACGGCCAGGGCGCGCAGCTTGCCGCTCTGGATGTAGGGCAGCGCCTGCACCAGGCTGTCGAACGTCAGCGACACCTGCCCGCCGATCAGGTCGGTAAAGCTGGGGCCGCTGCCCTTGTACGGAATGTGCGCCAGCTTCACCCCGGCCATGTCGTTGAACAATTCGCCCGCCAGGTGGGGCGCGCCGCCCACACCCGACGACGAATAATTGATCTGCCCCGGCTTCTGCTTCGCCAGCGCGATCAGCTCTTTCACGTTGTGTACCGGCAATTTCGGATTCGCGACCAGTACGAAGTTCACATCGACCACATTCGAAATGGGCGCCAGGTCCCGCGACGGATCGACATCCATCTTGTACAGGTGCGGGTTGATCGACATATTGCCCAGCGTGGCCATGAAAATGGTGTAGCCGTCGGGCGCCGAGCGCGCGGCGATCTCCGTGCCGATCACGCCGCCCGCGCCGCCGCGGTTGTCGACGATGACCTGCTGGCCCCACAGCGCCGTCAGCCGTTCGGCAATCAGGCGCGCCACGATGTCGGTGCCGCCGCCGGCGGGAAAGGCCACGATCATGCGCACTGGCTTGTCTGGAAACGCGTCTTCGGCGTGCGCGGCCGGCGTACAGGCGGCGGCCCCGGCGGCCAGCGCCAGCCGGCCCGCCTGCCGCAGCCAGGCCCGGCGGCCGGAGTTCATGCCGGTTCTCCGGCCTGGGTGGCCAGGAATGCCTTGGCCGAATCTTCATCCAGCAGCGGGTACACGTCGAAATGCGCTGGAATGATGTCGGCCCATTCGTTCATGTAGCGATGCAGGGTCAGGTTGGAGTCGACATCGAACAAGGCCACCGCGCCGCGCCCGGCGCGCGCGTATACGGACCTGGCCTGGCCCGACTGCAGCAGCGGCCGCATCCAGTCCCAGTAGCGGCTGCGCGAATCGATCAACGTGGAAGGCCGTTCGGGCCGGGGCGTGCTGATGACGAGAAATAGCATGGTGTCTCCTGTGGTTTTGCAAAATGGTAGGAGCCGCCCGCGGTTTGATACAGCGACGATATCTCACGTATGCATGAGGAAAAATAATCTTGCCCCACGGCGCCGGGCCTCTATAGACATCATGATGTCATGATGACAAAATGCGCCCATGCCGACAGCCCCTGCCAGTTCCCTGCCCCTGTACGCCCAGGTCGAACAGACGCTAGCCGCCGAGATCACCTCGGGCGCCCTGGCGCCGGGCGACCAACTGCCGCCCGAAGCCGCGCTGGCCACGCGTTTCGGCGTCAGCCGCATCACCGTGCGCAAAGCCGTCGAAGGGCTGGTCGGCCGCGGGCTGCTGGAAATCCATCGCGGCCGGGGCACGTATGTGGCTTTACCCAAAATCCGCCAGGAACTCACCGAACTGAGCGGCTTTGTCGAAGACATGCAGGCGCTGGGCCGCATGCCCACGGCGCGCGTGCTGGACAAGCGGGTGGCCGCGGCCGACAAAGAAGTGGCCGCGCGGCTGGCGCTGTCCGCCGGCACGCGGGTGTACCGCCTGGAACGCGTGCGGCTGGCCGACGGCGTGCCGGTCTCATTCGACGAAACCTACCTGCCCTTTGATATCGGCCGCAAAGTGGTCAAGCACGATCTGCGCACCGAGCCCATCTTCACGCTGCTGGAAGAAAAATACGGATTGCCGCTGATCGAGGCCGAATACCAGCTGGAAGCGACCGCCTGCGATGCGCACGTCGCGCAAGCGCTGTCGATTGCAGCGGGCAGCCCGGTGTTTCGCATCGAACGTACGTCGTATTCGCTGGACAGCCGGCCGGTCGACTACGAACGGCTGTACTACCGGGGCGACCTGATCCGCTTCGTGACGCGCCTGGCGCGCTCGGCCAAGACACGGCGCGGCTGATGGACCCTTTATATTCACTGGGCCTGTGCCTTGCCGCGTTCGGCGCCAGCGCGCTGGGCGGCGTGCTGGGCATGGCCAGCGGCATCTTCATCGTGCCGGCCCTCACATTGTGGGCAGGCGTCGACATCCACACGGCCATCGCCGCCAGCCTGGTGTCGGTCATCGCCTGTTCGTGCGGCAGTGCCGCCCCATTCCTGAAGCATCGCCTTACCAACATCCGCCTGGCGCTGGTGCTGGAAGTGGCCACCACGCTGGGGGCCCTGATCGGCGTATTCCTGATCGGCATTGTGCCGGTGGCGTTTTTGTACGGGCTGTTTGCCGCGGTGCTGGCCCTGTCTGCCCGGCAAATGCTGGCTCGCCGCCACGATCCCGTGGGCGCCGTCGCCGACCGGCTGGCCACCCGACTGCGCCTGCACGCCAGCTACCCCGACCACAGCTCGGGCCGCGAAATCGCGTACCAGGTCAGCCGCGTGCCGATGGGCCTGTCGCTGATGGTCGGGGCCGGCCTGATCTCGGCCCTGTTGGGCATCGGCAGCGGCGTGCTGAAGATTCCCGCCATGGACACCGCGCTGCGCCTGCCCATCAAAGTCTCGTCGGCCACGTCCAACTTCATGATAGGCGTGACGGCGGCGGCCAGCGCCGGCGCGTACTTCGTGCGCGGCGCCATCGACCCGGCCATTGCAGGGCCGGTGGCGCTGGGATCGGTGGCCGGCGCCCTGCTGGGCGCGCGCCTGCTTATGGGGCTGCCGGCCGACAAACTGCGGCTGTTCTTTGTGGCCGTGCTGGCCGTGCTGGCCATACAGATGCTGGGCAGCGCGTTCGGCCTGGACTGGAGCAGCCTGATATGACGGCGCCCGCCCCCCGGCGGCACGAACAGCGCATCGCCATGCTGCTGCACTACGGCACGTGGTTTGCCTCGGCCCTGATCGGCATCGGCCTGCTGGCGCAATGGCTGTGGCAAACCCCACCCGCGGGCCTGGCCGCGGTGCAGGCCGGCATTGCCATGTTCATTGCGCTGCCCGTGCTGCGCGTGGCGCTGATGCTGGCCCTGTTCCTGCGCGAGCGCGACCGCCTGTACAGCGGGCTGGCGCTCGCGGTGCTGGCCATCATCGGCGCGGGCCTGGCGGCGGGGCTGATGGCTTGAAGGCCCCCCGAAGCGCGGCGCGCTGCTAGTATTGGCAGGCAACCAAGGAGCCCCGACATGCATACCCGCGCAGACTGCCTGCAGGCCGACCAGCAAGACCCGCTGGCGCCGCTGAAGCAGCAATTCGAACTGCCGCCCGGCGTCATCTACCTGGACGGCAATTCCCTGGGCGTGCTGCCCAAGGCCGCGGCGGCGCGCGCCGCGGCGGTTATCGGCCAGGAATGGGGCAACGGCCTGATCCGCAGCTGGAATACCGCGGGCTGGTTTGACCTGCCCGCGCGGCTGGGCGACAAGCTGGGGCAGCTGATCGGCGCCGGCCCCGGCCAGGTGGTGGTTACCGACACCACTTCGCTGAACCTGTTCAAGGCACTGGCGGCCACCCTGCGCATCCAGCAGCAGGCCGCACCGCAGCGCCGGGTGATCGTGTCCGAACGCGACAACTTTCCCACCGACCTGTACATGATCCAGGGCATGATCGACCTGCTGCAGCAGGGCTACGAACTGCGCCTGGTCGACGACGATCTGCCGCTGGCGCAGGCGCTGGACGAGTCCGTGGCCGTGCTGCTGCTGTCGCACGTCAACTACCGCACCGGCGCCATGTACGACATGGCCGCCGTCACCGCGCAGGCCCATGCCCGGGGCACGCTGGCCATCTGGGACCTGGCCCACGCCGCCGGCGCCGTGCCGGTGGACGTCACTGGCGCCAAGGCCGACTTCGCGGTGGGCTGCACGTACAAATACTTGAACGCCGGCCCCGGCGCCCCGGCCTACATCTGGGTGGCGCCGCGCCACACCGACCAGTTCTGGCAGCCTCTGTCGGGCTGGTGGGGTCACCAGCGGCCGTTCGACATGATGGCGGCCTACGAGCCGGCGGGCGGCATCCGCCGCTACCTGTGCGGCACGCAGCCCATCGTGTCGCTGTCACTGGTAGAGTGCGGCCTGGACATCAGCCTGGCCGCCGACATGAACCTGGTGCGCAAGAAATCCCTGGCCCTGGGCGACCTGTTCATCCAGCTGGTGGAAAGCCGCTGCGCCGGCCATCCGCTGACGCTGGCCACGCCGCGCGAACACGCCCGGCGCGGCAGCCACGTCAGCATCCGGCATCCGCACGGGTATGCGATCATGCAGGCGCTGATCGCACGTGGCGTCATCGGCGACTACCGTGAACCCGAAGTACTGCGCTTCGGCCTCACGCCGCTATACCTGGGTTATGCCGACGTATGGGATGCTGTTGACGTATTAAAAGACGTGCTGGACAGCGAAGTGTGGAAGCAGCCGCAATTTTCGCAACGGGGCGCGGTAACCTGACGCTGGGCGCACGGTAAGCATCGGCGGCCGGCACGGGAAAATCGGACAATTCCCGGGTTTCCTGCAGAATTTTCCTACCGACCGGCAAGGGCGCATCGACCATTATCGGCAGGCATGCAAGCAGATTTTCCTGCCAGCCGCAGGGGCATGCCATTCCACCGCCACGGAGCCGATCATGAAAACATCCCGCACTGCCTGCCTCGTCGCGGGCATCGTCGTTCTGGCCAGCACACACGCGGCCTGGGCGCAACGCGGCACCATCACGTTCACGGGCGCCGTGGTCGCCGAAAGCTGTGAAATCCGCGGCGGCCACGCTTCCATCGCGCGCAGCGTGTCCCCGGACTTCACCATCTCCCTGCCCAGCGTTGGAACCGACGCACTGACCGCACACGGCCAAACCGCGGGTTGGTCGCCATTCGCCATCACGCTGCATCGCTGCGGCAACAGGCCAGCCCTGGTGCGTACCCACTTCGAGCCCGGCCCTTTCGTGGACATGGCCACCGGCCGCCTCAGCCTGGACAGCAGCAGTTCAGCCGGCAACGTGCAAATCGCCCTGCGCGCACTGGGCAGCACCCAGCACATCCTTATCGGCGCTCCCCATGGCGGCCAAGGCGCCATGCCTGTCGTGCTGCAAGACCACATCACGCAGGTATACGAGGCCGGATACTACGCCCTGGGCCAGGTGTCGCCAGGCAGTGTGCACACCAGCGTGGAATACAACCTGGTCTACCAGTAACCCCGCCCGCTCAGCCGGCGACCGGTACTGATAAGAACTTTCCCCTGCATCCGTCAGACTTTTCCTCAGCCTTGCAGGCTCCATCATCTCTAGACTCCGTCTTGCTGCGATCGGCTTTTGATATTCCGCCAGTTCGCCAGCCATTCCAACTTATTTTTCACGGAGTCAACCATGAAACTGTCTCGCATTACCGGCCTTCTGGCGGGTGCTGGAATCCTGGCCGCCGCGCAAGTGGCGCTGGCCAGCGACGGCACTATCACTTTCAACGGTGAAATCACTGCTTCCACCTGCGACATCGTCAATTCGGGCGGCCCGGACTTCGACGTCGATCTGCCCACCGTCAGCACCAGCACGCTGGATGCATCCGGCAAGACGGCCGGCTGGACGCAGTTCGACAT is from Bordetella petrii and encodes:
- a CDS encoding class II aldolase/adducin family protein — translated: MRYSTEFPSLRGQVGEAEWQARKDLAACYRLMDRYGMTDMIYNHITAQIPGKPDRLLINLYGLLYKEITASSLVEIDYDGNIRHKPDTDYGINKSGYVIHGCIHRARADVHCVIHTHTRAGMAVSAMRQGLLPITQTASRFHGHVAYHAFEGPAVDLAEQERLVADLGPHNAMILRNHGLLVCGASIAQAFNLMYQLEMACRTQVDAMAAGIDQVLLPDEAVLQRSAHLYQPGTRRPYGELEWHAMLRLLDAEPGGYPPYAS
- a CDS encoding DUF3303 domain-containing protein, whose protein sequence is MLFLVISTPRPERPSTLIDSRSRYWDWMRPLLQSGQARSVYARAGRGAVALFDVDSNLTLHRYMNEWADIIPAHFDVYPLLDEDSAKAFLATQAGEPA
- a CDS encoding sulfite exporter TauE/SafE family protein codes for the protein MDPLYSLGLCLAAFGASALGGVLGMASGIFIVPALTLWAGVDIHTAIAASLVSVIACSCGSAAPFLKHRLTNIRLALVLEVATTLGALIGVFLIGIVPVAFLYGLFAAVLALSARQMLARRHDPVGAVADRLATRLRLHASYPDHSSGREIAYQVSRVPMGLSLMVGAGLISALLGIGSGVLKIPAMDTALRLPIKVSSATSNFMIGVTAAASAGAYFVRGAIDPAIAGPVALGSVAGALLGARLLMGLPADKLRLFFVAVLAVLAIQMLGSAFGLDWSSLI
- a CDS encoding tripartite tricarboxylate transporter substrate binding protein codes for the protein MTMRLLALAALAAGAACAAGPRPAAAAYPEKPIRVVVPLAPGGTVDLVSRLIAKGLSEELKQSVIVENKPGASGLIGTRDVAHAEPDGYTLLAVANTFVSAPAFVPNAGYDPLKDFAPVTQTCQIPMVLVAHPAVPQHTVKALIERARAQPGEVSFASSGIGSTGYIAAELFSRQAGIEMLGVAYKGNGQALTDVVGGQVMTMFDQVSTSSPYIKSGKLRALAVTTATRSVLLPDVPTIAESGLPGYEDVTFNAILAPAGTPAPIVAQLHQAIGRVLAQPALREQLAGQGIEVKVSGSPQAFGDYLKQAAQKYRGIAQGRPAGT
- the gcvA gene encoding transcriptional regulator GcvA — encoded protein: MNPQLPPLNPLRVFESAARHLSFTRAAQELHITQGAVSHQIKALEAWLGFSLFERRARQLQLTRGGELYAAALSGAFAQIVRATQDLVSTGAKQVLTVRGHTTLFLRWLIPLLPAFQSDHPDINVRLAASVEGVDFKRDNADVGIVYGDGPWEGLRNDLLFSDELTPVMAPELAARLPRPCTTAALLELPLLHSNRRPQHWPDWIRLAGASRGLAVGDMYYEDLSVIYQCAAEGLGVALGQLRYLEKDLAQGRLVAPHPLVLRRRRGYHLVCPAARADDGKVVCFRKWLLARATVPVSLVPG
- a CDS encoding DUF1634 domain-containing protein, which codes for MTAPAPRRHEQRIAMLLHYGTWFASALIGIGLLAQWLWQTPPAGLAAVQAGIAMFIALPVLRVALMLALFLRERDRLYSGLALAVLAIIGAGLAAGLMA
- a CDS encoding amidohydrolase family protein gives rise to the protein MPFDIPAGACDCHVHVFGPARQYPYDPARTYTPADAPLAELSALHRELGIARTVIVQPSPYGADNRCLLDALARLDGAGRGVAVIDDSTTDAALAAMQQAGVRGVRVNLETAGEHDPAVARRKLQRAAERVAPLGWHVQTYTNLATFAALADSLPGLPATLVVDHFGRAQAGLGLAQPGLDRLLDAVAAGRVYVKLSAPYRISREPDYADAAPLARALIDANPDRMLWGSDWPHPGSAAGGPLSIDGITPFRQEDNRRALARCLEWAGSPERARKILADNPARLYGFG
- the kynU gene encoding kynureninase — encoded protein: MHTRADCLQADQQDPLAPLKQQFELPPGVIYLDGNSLGVLPKAAAARAAAVIGQEWGNGLIRSWNTAGWFDLPARLGDKLGQLIGAGPGQVVVTDTTSLNLFKALAATLRIQQQAAPQRRVIVSERDNFPTDLYMIQGMIDLLQQGYELRLVDDDLPLAQALDESVAVLLLSHVNYRTGAMYDMAAVTAQAHARGTLAIWDLAHAAGAVPVDVTGAKADFAVGCTYKYLNAGPGAPAYIWVAPRHTDQFWQPLSGWWGHQRPFDMMAAYEPAGGIRRYLCGTQPIVSLSLVECGLDISLAADMNLVRKKSLALGDLFIQLVESRCAGHPLTLATPREHARRGSHVSIRHPHGYAIMQALIARGVIGDYREPEVLRFGLTPLYLGYADVWDAVDVLKDVLDSEVWKQPQFSQRGAVT
- a CDS encoding fimbrial protein, giving the protein MKTSRTACLVAGIVVLASTHAAWAQRGTITFTGAVVAESCEIRGGHASIARSVSPDFTISLPSVGTDALTAHGQTAGWSPFAITLHRCGNRPALVRTHFEPGPFVDMATGRLSLDSSSSAGNVQIALRALGSTQHILIGAPHGGQGAMPVVLQDHITQVYEAGYYALGQVSPGSVHTSVEYNLVYQ
- a CDS encoding Bug family tripartite tricarboxylate transporter substrate binding protein — encoded protein: MNSGRRAWLRQAGRLALAAGAAACTPAAHAEDAFPDKPVRMIVAFPAGGGTDIVARLIAERLTALWGQQVIVDNRGGAGGVIGTEIAARSAPDGYTIFMATLGNMSINPHLYKMDVDPSRDLAPISNVVDVNFVLVANPKLPVHNVKELIALAKQKPGQINYSSSGVGGAPHLAGELFNDMAGVKLAHIPYKGSGPSFTDLIGGQVSLTFDSLVQALPYIQSGKLRALAVLASQRSPLLPQVPTLAEAGVPGYSFTNWFGLLAPAGTPAKRIGKLNAAVRQVLQEPAVRERLSAMGAVPAGTTPEAFGRLIRDERAKWGKIIQERGIRAQ
- a CDS encoding GntR family transcriptional regulator; its protein translation is MPTAPASSLPLYAQVEQTLAAEITSGALAPGDQLPPEAALATRFGVSRITVRKAVEGLVGRGLLEIHRGRGTYVALPKIRQELTELSGFVEDMQALGRMPTARVLDKRVAAADKEVAARLALSAGTRVYRLERVRLADGVPVSFDETYLPFDIGRKVVKHDLRTEPIFTLLEEKYGLPLIEAEYQLEATACDAHVAQALSIAAGSPVFRIERTSYSLDSRPVDYERLYYRGDLIRFVTRLARSAKTRRG